A stretch of Bacillus pseudomycoides DNA encodes these proteins:
- a CDS encoding tyrosine-type recombinase/integrase — MVKRRGELTDEELKIIKKKISDEEAYEKFFKDCYLRNLRPATIGYYKNEFHGAKKIVNKQLVEWEQKDVEDLILKSKQLMKVTTINTRLRALRSFYNFLDKNKLIDKNPMKNIKLLRDRQKTIETLDNQEIEKLIKTIRKQKTFVGFRDEVILLVFLDTGVRLSELVGIKVEDVRHNKLIIRRTKNLFERTVYLSDTTQERLESYIKVRGEVATNKLFISQDNKELNPHSIQTRLTKYGKEAKISKRVSPHTFRHTMAKRMIVSGLDAFSLMHLLGHTDITVTKRYVNLWGQDLEQKHKEYGALKGLNL; from the coding sequence ATGGTGAAAAGACGTGGAGAATTAACAGATGAAGAACTGAAAATTATTAAGAAGAAAATTTCTGATGAAGAGGCTTATGAAAAATTTTTTAAGGATTGTTATTTAAGAAACTTGAGACCAGCAACAATAGGGTACTACAAGAATGAATTTCATGGTGCAAAGAAGATTGTTAATAAACAGTTAGTGGAATGGGAGCAGAAGGACGTAGAGGATTTAATTTTGAAAAGTAAACAGTTGATGAAGGTCACAACTATTAATACTCGTTTACGTGCTCTCCGATCATTTTATAACTTTTTAGATAAGAATAAGCTGATTGATAAGAATCCAATGAAAAATATCAAATTATTACGTGATAGACAGAAAACAATCGAAACTTTAGATAATCAAGAGATAGAGAAATTGATTAAAACAATAAGAAAACAAAAAACGTTTGTGGGTTTTAGAGATGAAGTGATCTTACTTGTTTTTCTAGATACAGGGGTAAGATTGTCTGAACTAGTTGGAATCAAGGTAGAAGATGTTCGGCATAACAAATTAATTATTAGAAGAACAAAAAATCTATTTGAAAGAACAGTTTATTTATCTGATACGACTCAAGAGCGATTAGAAAGTTATATTAAAGTTCGAGGGGAAGTTGCTACTAATAAGCTGTTTATTAGTCAAGATAATAAAGAATTGAATCCTCATAGTATTCAAACGAGACTTACAAAGTACGGTAAGGAAGCTAAGATAAGTAAACGAGTTAGTCCTCATACATTCAGACACACTATGGCAAAAAGAATGATAGTATCTGGCTTAGATGCTTTTTCTTTAATGCATTTACTTGGTCATACAGATATTACGGTCACTAAAAGGTATGTAAATCTGTGGGGACAAGATTTGGAACAGAAGCATAAAGAATACGGTGCATTGAAAGGTTTGAATCTTTAG